In one Nitrososphaera viennensis EN76 genomic region, the following are encoded:
- a CDS encoding DUF7557 family protein, whose translation MGTTIQLDKSVRDKLKELKLYPGESYNKVVERLISIKTDEGELSEATIREIEQSLEDIKAGRTLSMKEVKQRLKIK comes from the coding sequence ATGGGCACCACAATACAACTTGACAAAAGCGTCAGAGACAAATTAAAGGAACTCAAGCTATATCCCGGAGAATCCTACAACAAGGTTGTCGAGCGACTAATATCCATAAAGACGGACGAAGGAGAATTGAGCGAAGCGACAATAAGGGAAATAGAGCAGAGTCTGGAGGATATCAAGGCAGGCAGGACGCTATCGATGAAGGAAGTCAAGCAAAGACTGAAAATCAAATGA
- a CDS encoding metallophosphoesterase family protein, producing the protein MLIAHISDLHLGYSQFNLEEREEDVYETFREAVDISIKEGVQLVLLAGDIFHTPRPNGKSVITLANALKKLKEKEIPVAFVLGEHDISRLRDVPFAHVFGNLGLMKRLKTDEPLVVGDSIVVFGADKERRSNVDSLVERLKVSEQAAKRHDDGKKKILVLHQGLTDLNKFAGEINSTDLPASFDYYAMGHYHDHHEKRFANLGGPLVYPGSLDLTPSEGIKDVEKGFALVDMSGKEAGVHWIPLHRRPQFSVRLDYGDLAAGIDSIIKKASALAKKPVVRVEVEGKNNSNIDSRMVAANLVRLNDYCIHYVWQPLEEQQAQAIVYDERPADLEEELFRLSREALGSEEAARLAIHDLLPAAAAGEAGVALDMVWEAFKKKEERNS; encoded by the coding sequence ATGCTGATAGCTCACATTTCCGACCTGCACCTTGGCTATTCGCAGTTCAACCTTGAAGAGCGGGAAGAAGACGTCTACGAAACCTTCCGGGAAGCAGTTGACATTTCGATCAAAGAGGGCGTGCAGCTCGTACTTCTTGCCGGCGACATATTCCACACGCCCCGGCCAAACGGCAAGTCTGTCATAACTCTTGCCAACGCGCTGAAAAAACTAAAGGAAAAAGAGATACCTGTCGCCTTTGTGCTTGGCGAGCACGACATCAGCCGCCTGCGAGACGTGCCATTTGCGCACGTGTTTGGAAACCTCGGGCTGATGAAACGACTGAAAACTGACGAGCCGCTTGTCGTCGGCGACAGTATTGTCGTGTTTGGCGCAGACAAGGAAAGGCGCAGCAACGTCGACTCACTCGTGGAAAGGCTGAAGGTGTCAGAGCAGGCGGCCAAGAGGCACGATGACGGCAAGAAAAAGATCCTCGTCCTGCACCAGGGGCTGACCGATCTCAACAAGTTTGCCGGCGAGATAAACTCGACCGACCTGCCTGCAAGTTTCGACTATTATGCGATGGGACACTACCACGACCACCACGAAAAGCGCTTTGCAAACCTGGGCGGGCCGCTGGTGTACCCCGGCTCGCTTGACCTGACGCCAAGCGAGGGGATAAAGGACGTGGAAAAGGGATTTGCGCTGGTCGACATGTCTGGTAAAGAGGCCGGCGTGCACTGGATCCCGCTGCACCGGCGCCCGCAATTTTCAGTCCGGCTTGACTATGGCGACCTTGCGGCCGGCATCGACTCTATAATCAAAAAGGCTTCTGCCCTTGCCAAAAAGCCTGTCGTCAGGGTAGAGGTGGAAGGCAAGAACAACAGCAACATCGATTCCCGGATGGTGGCGGCAAACCTTGTCCGGCTGAACGATTATTGCATACATTATGTCTGGCAGCCGCTGGAAGAGCAGCAGGCGCAGGCCATAGTGTACGACGAGCGCCCCGCAGACCTGGAGGAAGAGCTGTTCCGGCTGTCAAGGGAAGCGCTGGGCTCTGAAGAGGCGGCGCGCCTTGCAATCCACGATCTCCTGCCTGCTGCAGCCGCCGGCGAAGCAGGCGTAGCGCTTGACATGGTATGGGAGGCCTTTAAAAAGAAAGAGGAAAGAAACTCATGA
- a CDS encoding AAA family ATPase, translated as MIKDLELKDFISHKETRMEFGRGITIFVGHNGAGKSSVIDAITYSLFGEHMRKANKNLVRRGASGQAVVRMRFTLNGREFQVARSLTTAGSAAFSQLELVSDAGKQVNKKLAGGERKQYGESTSAEVAKVLGLDYKKLRVAAVVQQGELARIVEAQPKEFKELINGLIGIDRLDLAFSTMKDVIAGFRDRLRDETGGYTDLEMSRLQEQLAKSEKELADAERLVGEYEEEKARLEGRLRQLESEIERLEPLREKAAEAQAKEKQLIKYVNEKRDQVAGEAARLERVVREAKSALATIAGKEENCIRLSMVKDELEEVQRQIEKSESDAGKMRGLLECAGRLQLTGDGRCPVCNSQVSRINDMFDTAHIQAEVNRIASARSSLQVERVNLKKEEQKLAEEGKKIASAEAFLSGNSIASQEDVSRIEVDLALRREALSGLPKEIIRVDDPHALAIDDASRALAEDVASIREKARSFSPAQYTAAKDERWKVMQKLQDASARMGSYRKAAEDAKNVIDFCRTAAKKLEAAAGFVGMLERIRSLVYNRDGAVGMSLRSWALGTISKKASEYATLFNIGISRIELAEKAREIAITCYGRNGEVDMDSLSGGEKVAVALALRLGIAYMMGASKLDFVILDEPTTHLDEERRKALVRIISEAFREGAGPLAQMIIITHDADIFEDSEVDAVFRFSMTADGSRVVRE; from the coding sequence ATGATAAAAGACCTGGAGCTGAAAGATTTCATCTCCCACAAGGAGACGAGGATGGAGTTTGGCAGGGGGATAACGATATTCGTCGGCCACAACGGCGCCGGCAAGTCCTCGGTAATCGACGCCATAACCTATTCGCTCTTTGGCGAGCACATGAGAAAGGCCAACAAGAACCTTGTCAGGCGCGGCGCCTCCGGCCAGGCGGTGGTCAGGATGCGCTTTACGCTCAACGGCCGCGAGTTCCAGGTCGCAAGGTCGCTCACGACTGCCGGCTCGGCCGCGTTTTCACAGCTGGAGCTCGTGTCAGACGCAGGCAAGCAGGTGAACAAAAAGCTGGCAGGGGGCGAGCGCAAGCAGTACGGCGAGTCGACCAGCGCAGAGGTAGCAAAGGTGCTCGGCCTTGACTACAAAAAGCTGCGCGTCGCGGCGGTGGTGCAGCAGGGCGAGCTTGCAAGGATAGTGGAGGCGCAGCCAAAAGAGTTCAAGGAGCTCATAAACGGCCTGATAGGAATAGACAGGCTCGACCTTGCGTTTTCGACGATGAAGGACGTGATCGCAGGTTTCCGCGACAGGCTGCGCGACGAGACAGGCGGCTACACCGACCTTGAAATGTCAAGACTACAGGAGCAGCTTGCCAAGAGCGAGAAAGAGCTTGCTGATGCCGAAAGGCTTGTCGGCGAGTACGAGGAGGAAAAGGCGCGCCTGGAAGGGCGCCTGCGCCAGCTTGAATCCGAAATAGAAAGGCTGGAGCCGCTGCGGGAAAAGGCCGCAGAGGCGCAGGCAAAGGAGAAACAATTGATAAAGTACGTGAACGAAAAGCGCGACCAGGTGGCCGGTGAGGCGGCGCGCCTTGAGAGGGTGGTGAGGGAGGCCAAGAGCGCGCTTGCCACCATCGCCGGCAAGGAGGAAAACTGCATCCGGCTGTCGATGGTAAAAGACGAGCTGGAGGAGGTGCAGAGGCAGATCGAAAAGAGCGAAAGCGACGCAGGCAAGATGCGCGGCCTGCTTGAATGCGCCGGCCGGCTCCAGCTGACAGGCGACGGCAGGTGCCCGGTGTGCAACTCGCAGGTGAGCAGGATAAACGACATGTTTGACACGGCCCACATCCAGGCGGAGGTAAACCGCATCGCAAGCGCCAGGTCAAGCCTTCAGGTTGAAAGGGTCAACCTGAAAAAGGAGGAGCAAAAGCTGGCAGAAGAGGGCAAGAAGATCGCGTCAGCAGAGGCGTTTCTGTCCGGCAACTCTATAGCTTCGCAGGAGGACGTTTCTCGCATCGAAGTCGACCTTGCCCTGCGCAGGGAGGCGCTGTCCGGCCTGCCAAAGGAGATCATAAGGGTTGACGATCCGCATGCGCTTGCCATAGACGACGCTTCAAGGGCGCTTGCAGAAGATGTTGCGAGCATCAGGGAAAAGGCAAGGAGCTTTTCTCCTGCCCAGTATACTGCTGCAAAGGACGAGCGCTGGAAGGTGATGCAAAAGCTGCAGGACGCAAGCGCCCGGATGGGAAGTTACAGAAAGGCCGCCGAGGACGCCAAGAATGTTATAGACTTTTGCAGGACTGCTGCAAAGAAGCTTGAAGCAGCGGCAGGCTTTGTGGGCATGCTGGAGCGGATTCGCTCGCTTGTGTACAACCGCGACGGCGCAGTCGGCATGAGCCTCAGGTCGTGGGCCCTTGGCACTATATCGAAAAAGGCGTCGGAATATGCCACGCTGTTCAACATCGGCATTTCAAGGATAGAGCTGGCAGAAAAGGCGCGCGAGATAGCCATCACCTGTTACGGACGGAACGGCGAGGTGGACATGGACTCGCTTTCCGGCGGGGAAAAGGTGGCAGTCGCCCTTGCGCTTCGCCTTGGAATCGCCTACATGATGGGCGCAAGCAAGCTTGATTTCGTCATACTGGACGAGCCGACCACGCACCTTGACGAGGAGAGGCGCAAGGCGCTCGTGCGGATAATATCGGAGGCGTTCCGGGAAGGGGCGGGGCCGCTTGCCCAGATGATAATAATCACGCACGACGCAGACATTTTCGAGGACTCGGAGGTGGACGCCGTCTTTCGGTTCTCGATGACTGCCGACGGTTCTAGGGTGGTGCGGGAATAA
- a CDS encoding type II toxin-antitoxin system RelE family toxin — protein MTFEIRWTETTFKKLQKLDRVAQERIIERLDEAAADPFAMAKKLSGVNLYSIRVGDYRAIVSIEKGKMLVLVVDLGHRSKIYKKL, from the coding sequence ATGACTTTTGAAATAAGGTGGACAGAAACCACGTTCAAGAAGCTGCAAAAACTCGACCGGGTGGCCCAAGAACGAATAATTGAAAGACTTGATGAGGCGGCCGCAGATCCATTTGCTATGGCAAAGAAGCTAAGCGGGGTCAACCTTTATTCAATAAGAGTTGGAGATTATCGCGCAATAGTGAGTATTGAGAAGGGAAAAATGCTGGTTCTGGTTGTTGATCTTGGCCACCGAAGTAAGATTTACAAAAAACTGTGA